The following are encoded in a window of Maylandia zebra isolate NMK-2024a linkage group LG5, Mzebra_GT3a, whole genome shotgun sequence genomic DNA:
- the pfkmb gene encoding phosphofructokinase, muscle b, whose amino-acid sequence MAQQSPTDPTKMGVGRAIAVLTSGGDAQGMNAAVRAVVRVGIYTGAKVFFVHEGYQGLVDGGDNIRPATWESVSMMLQLGGTVIGSARCQDFRTKEGRTKAACNLVKLGITNLCVIGGDGSLTGANQFRTEWSELLADLVKAGKITAIEAKSASHLNIVGMVGSIDNDFCGTDMTIGTDSALHRIIEIVDAITTTAQSHQRTFILEVMGRHCGYLALVTALACGADWVFIPEMPPDDGWEEHLFRRLTEQRGRGTRLNIIIVAEGAMDRQGKPITCDHVKQLVSKKLGFDTRTTILGHVQRGGTPSAFDRILASRMGVESVMALLEATPETPACVVSLSGNMAVRLPLMECVQVTKDVTTAMAEGRYDDAVKLRGKSFENNWNTYKMLAHVRPPEAKSNINIAILNVGAPCSGMNAAVRSAVRTGLLQGHQMLAVHDGFDGLAHGIIEPIGWSGVAGWTGKGGSFLGTKRSLPQEFMEKISLSITKFNIHAVIIIGGFEAFLGGLQLVQAREKYEELCIPLVVVPATVSNNVPGSDFSIGADTALNTITMTCDRIKQSAAGTKRRVFIIETMGGYCGYLATTAGLAGGADAAYIYEEPFNIHDLELNVEHLVEKMKTTVKRGLILRNEKCNANYTTDFIFNLYSEEGKGVFDCRKNVLGHMQQGGTPSPFDRNFGTKMGMKSVLWLTDKLKECYRHGRIFANSQDSACVLGMRKRALVFQPLAELSEQTDFDHRIPKTQWWLKLRPILKILAKYKVSLDISEKTAMEHVIKKRGLVNQ is encoded by the exons ATGGCACAACAGAGTCCTACCGACCCCACGAAGATGGGAGTGGGTCGGGCAATTGCCGTGCTTACCTCCGGAGGCGATGCCCAGG GTATGAACGCAGCTGTGAGGGCCGTAGTCCGAGTGGGAATTTACACTGGAGCCAAGGTCTTCTTTGTGCATGAG GGTTACCAGGGTCTAGTAGATGGAGGAGACAATATCCGCCCTGCTACGTGGGAGAGTGTGTCAATGATGCTGCAGCTG GGTGGGACTGTGATCGGCAGTGCCCGCTGTCAGGACTTCCGAACCAAGGAGGGTCGCACAAAGGCTGCTTGTAACTTAGTCAAGCTGGGCATCACCAACCTGTGTGTGATTGGAGGTGATGGCAGCTTGACGGGTGCAAACCAATTCAGAACAGAGTGGAGCGAGCTGCTGGCAGACCTTGTTAAAGCCG GTAAGATCACGGCAATTGAGGCCAAGTCCGCTTCCCACCTTAATATTGTTGGCATGGTGGGCTCCATTGACAATGACTTCTGTGGAACTGACATGACCATCGGCACTGATTCTGCCCTGCATCGCATCATAGAGATCGTGGATGCCATCACCACCACCGCACAGAG TCACCAGAGGACCTTCATCCTGGAGGTAATGGGCAGGCACTGTGG TTACCTGGCTTTGGTGACAGCTCTAGCCTGTGGTGCTGACTGGGTGTTCATCCCAGAGATGCCCCCAGATGATGGATGGGAGGAGCATCTGTTCAGAAGACTAACAGAG CAAAGAGGCCGTGGCACCCGCTTGAATATTATCATTGTTGCAGAGGGAGCGATGGACCGCCAAGGTAAACCAATCACCTGTGATCATGTCAAACAG CTGGTATCAAAGAAACTAGGTTTTGACACGCGCACAACCATCTTGGGCCACGTGCAGAGAGGAGGGACTCCCTCTGCCTTTGATAGAATCCTG gCAAGCAGAATGGGAGTGGAATCAGTTATGGCTCTACTGGAGGCCACACCAGAGACTCCTGCTTGTGTGGTCAGCTTGTCGGGAAACATGGCTGTCAGACTTCCGCTCATGGAGTGTGTGCAAGTG ACTAAAGATGTCACAACAGCCATGGCTGAGGGGCGGTATGATGATGCGGTGAAGCTCAGGGGAAA GAGTTTTGAGAACAACTGGAACACTTACAAGATGCTGGCTCATGTCCGCCCCCCAGAGGCAAAG AGTAATATCAACATCGCCATACTGAATGTGGGAGCTCCGTGTTCTGGAATGAATGCTGCAGTCCGTTCAGCTGTCAGAACTGGACTCCTCCAGGGCCACCAGATGTTGGCTGTGCATGATGGCTTCGATGGCTTGGCCCATGGAATT ATTGAGCCCATTGGCTGGTCTGGAGTGGCAGGATGGACTGGAAAGGGGGGCTCCTTCCTGGGCACAAAGAG ATCCCTGCCTCAGGAGTTCATGGAGAAGATCAGTCTGAGCATCACTAAGTTCAACATTCATGCTGTGATCATTATCGGAGGCTTTGAG GCATTTTTGGGAGGTCTGCAGTTGGTGCAAGCTAGAGAGAAATATGAGGAGCTGTGTATCCCACTCGTTGTTGTTCCCGCTACTGTGTCCAACAATGTTCCTGGATCCGACTTCAGCATTGGTGCTGACACTGCCCTCAACACCATAACTATG ACGTGCGACAGGATCAAGCAATCTGCTGCTGGAACCAAGAGAAGAGTATTCATTATAGAGACTATGGGAGGATACTGCGGCTATCTGGCAACCACGGCTGGTTTAGCAGGTGGAGCTGATGCAGCCTACATTTATGAAGAGCCTTTCAACATTCATGACTTAGAG CTAAATGTGGAACATCTGGTGGAGAAGATGAAGACTACAGTGAAGAGAGGACTCATTCTGAG aaatgAGAAGTGCAATGCAAACTACACCACTGACTTTATCTTCAACCTGTACTCAGAGGAGGGTAAGGGCGTGTTTGACTGCAGGAAGAACGTCCTTGGGCATATGCAGCAG GGTGGAACCCCTAGTCCTTTTGACAGGAATTTTGGCACAAAGATGGGGATGAAGTCTGTCCTGTGGTTGACTGACAAGCTGAAGGAATGCTACAGACATG GTCGCATCTTCGCCAACTCTCAGGATTCAGCCTGCGTGTTGGGCATGAGGAAGAGAGCTTTGGTTTTTCAGCCTCTGGCAGAACTGTCAGAACAGACTGACTTTGA TCATCGTATTCCAAAGACTCAGTGGTGGCTAAAGCTGAGGCCCATCTTGAAAATCCTGGCCAAGTACAAGGTCAGCCTGGACATCTCTGAAAAGACTGCAATGGAGCATGTCATCAAGAAGAGGGGCTTAGTTAATCAGTAG
- the espl1 gene encoding separin: protein MKCLKVDEYIKRTASVRETELLFHELENYVKGKPGLQGRTLCDRIIRACNHQLGVGGLDLEHIGQLVKLMELSLHGYDIFAALVPQSNPLYMEKIVFHIVKKLSSIEVHTLCSHIAGLLYSRLSKAQQDEEDYCVLVRSCFSVLWNGLSAAKDKKILNPQDRLRCQMQALSFLLLLDTENATPSLPKAVVYIEDIITEFESSCGVMTKEDTSILLQEMNTLFNTCWTGDQDSDRDGSKQRAASRFYVLSEMVLIILKVLCKAGHHRLASSFLSEIERKASEFLSCQCTAVVLAKWGVMIHSTVKAGDEARQALTECARAVRSVSGNLGDREGHAFLEGCSFVVWAVDSGYDKGLSGPVLLALFSFFEEHQECVMRILNKNLSCQTECSRLQKSLCFSIYKGFEFAYESMLASELEDSDTLERVLLYCQATAGLMMTELHKLSSENLVIKAVIAVSNLACGLYNRRLYDKAFILVEILCRDLCKNCPASLSVDRLSRPFMLAVQTSRRTGQYDRALDWVILWLKALGDKITAHMTEPVSLWVKTKTDAACNSEEDIRLRTLRDGFGPDVPDENVMLRLLEEELSAYKEMPGDTAQERYNTLCDLLDICHEESSHIHLRAVYLCEMAKVVCFQDFSEQTDCSAVDFIHEALRLLDEEPETPENADKLKDDKAHALLWLYICTLEKNLQEAIDSDRKRKELREQTQCVTSSIGNNDFDYEDKQKTQDSIPVYEGLHFNLTAEHKLCQPLESALDIWTTIFQSETLPSVREPKETCRSIGVTASLFRLMGKPLQALKALQILTDFSRKLADNEACASSLIHSASILLDLGSTELAQTQLDQVESVLPSNTAEGSSSLSLLAILVKAQCHYNNGQIDCGLRCLIEVLKELKQQQKQSKSWYLLRARTLQTCASFLSIDAALLPQVQKNLIMEQGISTSDGALYESLKLLCSLLVTLVGKGLYGTTTSSNSSTNVVFINQGDNLALKWQLLAELLNCSKKMVSVRSDCGAINDARLQCLEALKLAIKLQTLSQCSELLVMKAELELMQGEKDESRTDLDIVRNLLERSTDFSDQVQRAEVKIKPRKGRPVQRPQSPLPTIEDDLKDILSTRWTSKEPIVKDLSGSPPLKALPHRWLSSLTHEPECQCPCCSEPCLGRATARWAAAQADLLLQLDPNDTSVSSKLQWATLSRSKTVTAKLGVKLAKLFPLYNTGKHISKPSLMQDIVGRVYLHMALSGVDPSLTKVCAIWKILEAGLAFVESTPSPMLRPVRAGLMTAKAIASLISLAAKNECTPEELFSKAWTWNMPKEGKDLKSEQKNDPPASVLKKSKDVIKNSVTADPKKEAKKTRSVKPKIQVTSSSTKEKSQVPITPVTVKSYPFVKELSSYDFNTAVPTLALTPVQMVRCPASVQKPSRTAPKLQFHVYEELSPVQGKAQPVPAAPKRTKKSRFKVEFSDESDSEANAQAEPKVKAEASKTRTTARRAGHNTKTTPDAPAEKVPPKRQVRGKKSTVVPRAASSEDETLVCRPGSTRRTRKQVSAAAVEEPDTMRTIEEETPEILDMSIEQLRTSDAEDNSAASKDNNVDFEVLRRDMCGNLESDELLVLRSRGHLRENAQIHLSHADSRPDNLTLEDVQSLLRSAWLTLQHFPPPTLYPTLCALLALTTGQQNSITTAMLHSHSVGITSRHRTIRHIASCLKKLKKASSELEDKMHTLSLNELTQTVCEQRLAQMENIFLFPTADPSTFPETHGQEFIQQIQHLPSGVTACVMSVMGVKPGEMSNSIMLTRLEKSSAPVTVYIDTSKQKHPISQLVQEMDSILVEQKVVSCVSEKAKWWEGRRTLDSRVEQLLKDMEKLLGCWRTFLLPLSLDAELSKQTQHLYKALSARGVPVQEEMLKVLLSASPVLSEDDLKRFTLGVSPQWDTECDQLLHTAVSQLLQRDEPRNHVVLILDKYLQKLPWESIPVLKSSSVSRMPSLHSLLGLSIQKETDSESILRRGVDAKKVFYVLDPDDNLGNSQERFKDWFCSKPDWEGVCGVAPALGRLEEAVSTKDVYIYVGHGAGARFLDSQAVLKRPLRAASLLFGCSSGALAVRGQQEGNGIVLNYIIAGCPFILGNLWDVTDRDIDRFTKALLESWFSAGSGAPLLDFMGSSRQATHLKYLIGSAPVVYGLPVHLS from the exons ATGAAGTGTTTAAAGGTGGACGAATACATCAAGCGGACTGCTTCCGTGAGAGAAACGGAACTTTTATTCCACGAACTCGAG AATTATGTAAAGGGTAAGCCCGGGCTTCAGGGTCGCACACTGTGTGACCGGATCATCAGAGCTTGTAACCATCAACTTGGAGTTGGAGGCCTTGACTTGGAGCACATCGGTCAGTTGGTGAAACTGATGGAGCTTTCTCTTCATGGCTATGACATCTTTGCAGCACTTGTGCCTCAGAGCAACCCCTTATACATGGAAAAGATTGTTTTCCATATTGTCAAAAAGCTAAGCAGCATAGAAGTTCACACTCTGTGCAGCCACATAGCTGGACTACTTTACAGTCGTCTTTCTAAAGCCCAACAG gATGAAGAAGACTACTGTGTTCTTGTGAGGAGCTGTTTTTCTGTGCTGTGGAACGGACTATCTGCTGCCAAAGACAAGAAAATCTTAAATCCTCAAGACAGACTGCGCTGCCAGATGCAGGCTTTGagctttcttttgcttttggACACTGAAAATGCAACTCCATCTCTGCCTAAAGCTGTCGTATACATTGAAGATATCATCACTGAATTTGAGAGTAGCTGTGGAGTGATGACAAAGGAGGATACCTCCATTCTTCTACAGGAAATGAACACACTTTTTAACACATGTTGGACTGGTGATCAAGACTCTGACAGGGATGGCTCAAAGCAGCGTGCAGCATCACGTTTTTACGTGCTTTCTGAAATGGTGCTGATTATATTGAAGGTGCTGTGTAAGGCTGGCCACCACAGGCTGGCCTCCTCCTTCCTGAGTGAAATTGAGAGAAAGGCCTCAGAGTTTCTTAGCTGTCAGTGTACAGCAGTGGTGCTTGCCAAATGGGGAGTAATGATTCATTCAACAGTGAAAGCAGGTGATGAGGCTCGCCAGGCTTTAACAGAGTGTGCTAGGGCCGTGAGATCAGTCTCTGGTAACCTGGGTGACAGAGAAGGTCATGCATTTCTGGAAGGGTGCAGCTTTGTTGTGTGGGCTGTCGACAGTGGGTATGACAAGGGTTTAAGTGGACCGGTGCTActggctttgttttctttttttgaggaACACCAAGAGTGCGTAATGAGGATACTAAACAAG aaCTTGTCATGCCAGACCGAGTGCAGCAGACTACAGAAGTCACTTTGCTTCAGTATTTACAAAGGCTTTGAGTTTGCCTACGAGAGCATGCTTGCATCTGAg CTGGAGGACAGTGACACACTGGAAAGAGTGCTGCTCTACTGCCAAGCCACAGCTGGACTGATGATGACAGAACTGCATAAACTGTCTAGTGAAAACCTTGTCATCAAAGCAG TAATTGCTGTGAGCAACTTGGCTTGTGGGTTGTACAACAGACGTCTCTATGACAAAGCCTTTATCCTAGTTGAAATCCTCTGCAGGGATCTGTGCAAAAATTGccctgcctctctctctgtggatAGG TTGAGCCGGCCCTTCATGCTGGCTGTGCAAACTTCACGGCGGACTGGGCAGTATGATCGAGCTCTGGACTGGGTGATCCTGTGGCTGAAGGCTTTGGGGGACAAAATCACTGCTCACATGACTGAACCTGTATCGCTGTGGGTGAAAACAAAGACTGATGCAGCGTGTAATTCTGAAGAAGACATTAGGCTCAG GACGTTGCGTGACGGTTTTGGTCCTGATGTACCTGATGAGAATGTAATGTTGCGCCTTTTGGAGGAAGAGCTTAGTGCTTACAAGGAGATGCCAGGAGATACAGCCCAGGAACGGTACAACACTCTGTGTGATCTGTTGGATATCTGTCACGAGGAGAGTTCCCATATACATCTGCGGGCTGTTTACCTCTGTGAAATGGCCAAAGTTGTGTGCTTCCAGGATTTCAGTGAACAGACTGACTg CTCAGCAGTGGATTTTATTCACGAAGCTCTACGACTTCTTGATGAAGAACCAGAGACTCCAGAGAATGCAGACAAACTGAAGGATGACAAAGCCCATGCTTTGCTATGGCTTTACATCTGCACTCTGGAGAAGAACCTTCAGGAG gCCATTGATAgtgacagaaaaaggaaagagctGCGTGAGCAGACACAGTGTGTGACCAGTTCCATAGGAAACAATGATTTTGATTATGAAGACAAGCAGAAAACACAGGACAGTATTCCGGTTTATGAAGGGCTGCATTTCAACCTGACTGCAGAGCACA agTTGTGTCAGCCGTTGGAAAGCGCTTTGGATATTTGGACCACTATTTTTCAGAGTGAAACCCTGCCTTCTGTCAGAGAGCCAAAAGAGACATGTCGTTCCATTGGTGTGACTGCATCACTGTTCAGACTCATGGGAAAG cCTCTCCAGGCTTTGAAGGCTCTCCAGATTTTGACGGACTTCTCAAGGAAACTGGCTGATAACGAGGCCTGTGCCAGCTCGCTCATTCATTCAGCCAGTATTCTTCTTGATTTGGGCTCCACAGAACTGGCGCAG ACACAGTTAGACCAAGTGGAATCAGTTCTCCCAAGTAACACAGCAGAGGGATCTTCATCCTTGTCCTTACTGGCAATCCTGGTGAAAGCTCAGTGCCATTACAACAATGGGCAG ATTGACTGTGGACTTCGCTGCCTTATTGAAGTGCTGAAGGAActaaagcagcagcagaaacagtCAAAAAGCTGGTACTTGCTGCGTGCACGGACTCTGCAAACATGCGCTTCTTTTTTGAGCATAGATGCAGCTCTGCTTCCCCAAGTTCAGAAAAATCTTATAATGGAACAAG GTATAAGTACTTCAGATGGTGCCCTGTACGAGAGCCTAAAGCTTCTTTGCAGCCTTCTGGTTACTTTGGTAGGAAAGGGCCTCTATGGGACTACCACCAGCAGCAACAGTAGCACAAACGTGGTTTTCATCAACCAGG GAGATAACCTGGCACTTAAGTGGCAGCTGCTTGCAGAACTGCTAAACTGTTCTAAGAAGATGGTGTCTGTGAGGAGCGACTGCGGGGCCATTAATGACGCCAGACTACAGTGTCTAGAAGCCTTGAAACTGGCCATAAAACTTCAAACACTCAGCCA atGTTCCGAGTTGCTGGTGATGAAAGCAGAGTTGGAGCTGATGCAGGGAGAAAAAGATGAAAGTAGAACTGATTTGGACATCGTCAGAAACCTTCTGGAGCGCTCCACAG ACTTTTCTGATCAGGTGCAGAGGGCTGAAGTGAAAATCAAGCCAAGGAAAGGTCGTCCTGTCCAGAGACCTCAGTCTCCTCTTCCAACCATAGAGGATGATCTCAAGGACATCTTGAGCACCAGGTGGACCTCCAAAGAGCCTATAGTGAAGGATCTGTCCGGCTCTCCACCTCTCAAAGCCCTGCCTCACCGCTGGCTGTCGTCACTGACCCATGAACCTGAATGTCAGTGCCCTTGCTGCTCTGAACCCTGTCTAGGTCGTGCCACTGCTCGCTGGGCAGCTGCACAAGCTGATCTGCTTCTTCAGCTGGATCCGAATGACACCAGTGTCAGCTCCAAACTTCAATGGGCAACATTATCCCGCTCTAAGACTGTTACTGCCAAACTTGGAGTAAAATTGGCTAAACTCTTCCCTCTGTACAATACTGGCAAGCATATTTCTAAACCCTCCCTAATGCAGGATATAGTTGGCCGTGTTTATCTGCACATGGCTTTGTCTGGGGTAGATCCGAGCCTTACCAAGGTCTGTGCTATATGGAAAATACTGGAAGCTGGGTTAGCTTTTGTTGAGTCTACACCTTCTCCAATGCTAAGGCCTGTGAGAGCAGGCCTAATGACAGCCAAAGCCATTGCATCCCTGATAAGCTTGGCTGCCAAAAACGAATGCACTCCTGAGGAGCTCTTCTCAAAAGCTTGGACTTGGAATATGCCGAAAGAGGGCAAAGACCTGAAATCAGAACAGAAAAATGATCCTCCTGCATCTGTACTGAAAAAATCTAAAGACGTCATTAAAAACTCAGTTACTGCTGATCCAAAAAAGGAGGCAAAGAAGACCAGGTCTGTCAAACCTAAGATTCAAGTCACAAGCTCCTCAACCAAAGAAAAGAGTCAGGTTCCTATCACACCAGTAACTGTAAAGTCTTATCCTTTTGTTAAAGAGCTCAGCTCTTATGACTTCAACACAGCAGTACCTACTTTGGCCCTTACTCCTGTACAGATGGTAAGATGCCCTGCTTCAGTGCAGAAACCATCAAGGACTGCTCCTAAGCTACAGTTTCATGTGTATGAAGAGTTGTCTCCAGTTCAAGGCAAAGCTCAGCCTGTGCCTGCTGCTCCTAAACGAACAAAGAAATCCCGTTTCAAG GTGGAATTTAGTGATGAAAGCGACTCAGAGGCTAATGCGCAGGCAGAGCCCAAAGTAAAAGCTGAAGCCTCTAAGACACGAACAACTGCTAGGAGAGCTGGCCACAATACCAAAACAACCCCAGATGCACCTGCAGAGAAGGTTCCCCCCAAGAGGCAggttagaggaaaaaaaagcaccgtgGTCCCTCGTGCTGCTTCTTCTGAGGACGAGACATTGGTCTGTCGGCCTGGTTCAACAAGAAGAACCAGAAAACAAGTTTCCGCAGCTGCTGTGGAGGAACCAGACACAATGAGGACCATTGAGGAGGAAACTCCAGAAATTCTGGACATGAGCATTGAACAACTTAGGACATCAGATGCTGAGGACAATTCAGCTGCAAGTAAAGATAACA ACGTGGATTTTGAGGTGCTGCGGAGGGATATGTGCGGTAATCTGGAGAGCGATGAGCTGTTGGTTCTCAGAAGCAGAGGTCATCTGAGAGAGAATGCACAAATCCACCTCTCTCATGCAGACAGCAGGCCAG ACAATCTCACTTTGGAGGATGTTCAGTCATTGCTCCGTTCAGCGTGGTTGACTCTTCAGCACTTCCCCCCTCCCACTCTTTATCCGACCCTGTGTGCTCTTTTGGCCTTGACCACGGGACAGCAAAACTCTATAACCACAGCAATGCTACATAGCCATTCTGTGGGCATCACAAGTCGGCATCGCACAATCAGGCATATAGCCAGTTGTCTCAA aaagctgaaaaaggctTCCAGTGAGCTGGAGGACAAGATGCATACTCTGAGTCTGAATGAGCTCACTCAGACTGTGTGTGAACAGAGGCTGGCTCAGATGGAGAACATCTTTTTATTCCCAACAGCTGACCCCTCGACTTTTCCAGAGACCCACGGCCAAGAGTTTATCCAACAAATCCAGCACCTTCCTTCAG GAGTGACTGCATGTGTCATGTCTGTAATGGGAGTCAAACCAGGAGAAATGAGCAACAGCATCATGCTGACACGTCTGGAGAAAAGTTCTGCTCCTGTCACAGTTTATATTGACACATCTAAACAAAAG CATCCCATTAGCCAGTTAGTCCAGGAGATGGATAGTATTCTGGTCGAGCAGAAGGTTGTGAGCTGTGTGTCTGAGAAAGCCAAGTGGTGGGAGGGCCGCAGGACTCTCGACTCTCGAGTTGAG CAACTCTTGAAGGACATGGAGAAGTTGCTTGGATGCTGGAGAACCTTCCTTCTACCCCTTTCACTGGATGCTGAGCTTTCCAAACAGACCCAACACCTTTACAAGGCATTATCTGCAAGGGGGGTGCCAGTGCAAGAAGAGATGTTGAAg GTTCTGCTTTCTGCATCTCCTGTGCTATCTGAAGACGATTTGAAAAGATTCACTCTAGGAGTTTCTCCACAGTGGGACACTGAGTGTGATCAGCTTCTTCACACTGCTGTGTCCCAGCTCTTACAGAGGGATGAGCCCCGAAATCATGTGGTTCTAATCCTTGACAAG TACCTTCAGAAGTTGCCATGGGAGAGCATTCCCGTCTTAAAGTCTAGCTCTGTAAGTCGGATGCCTTCTCTGCACTCGCTGCTTGGACTGAGCATTCAAAAAGAG ACTGACTCCGAGTCTATTTTGAGGCGTGGTGTGGATGCAAAGAAAGTGTTTTATGTGCTCGATCCTGATGACAATTTAGGAAACTCCCAGGAGCGTTTCAAAGACTGGTTTTGCAG CAAACCGGACTGGGAAGGAGTGTGTGGAGTTGCACCTGCCTTGGGCCGACTAGAAGAAGCTGTTTCTACAAAAGACGTCTACAT TTATGTGGGCCATGGAGCAGGAGCCCGATTCCTGGACAGCCAGGCTGTTCTCAAACGGCCGCTGagggcagcatctctgctgtttGGCTGCAGCAGCGGAGCCCTGGCTGTCCGGGGGCAGCAGGAAGGAAATGGCATTGTGCTAAATTACATCATAGCAGGCTG cCCATTCATCTTGGGAAATCTCTGGGATGTCACAGATCGGGATATTGATCGCTTCACCAAGGCCTTGTTAGAGTCGTGGTTTTCTGCTGGCTCCGGGGCACCACTCCTCGACTTCATGGGGTCGTCTCGGCAGGCCACTCACTTGAAATATCTGATAGGCTCTGCGCCCGTGGTATACGGGCTGCCAGTGCACTTATCATAG